A window of Kineococcus sp. NBC_00420 genomic DNA:
GCGGTCTCACCGGTCGTCTGCTGCTGCTGCTGCTGACCGAAGGGGTTCTGCGACTGGCTCTCGTCCTCGGCCTGGGTGAGCACCGGGCGGTCCAGGGCCGAGACGATGCCCGTCGTCGCGCTGCCCGACAGGCCCAGCGGGTTGCCCAGCGCCATCACGGCCTGGCCGGCGACGACGTCGTCGGAGTCGGCGAACGTCGCGGCCTTGAGGTCGCTCGGCGGGTCGCTCAGCTGGATGACGGCGAGGTCGGTCGCCGTGTCGGTGCCCTTGATGGTCGCCTTGTACTCGCGGCCGTCGGAGAGGGTGACGGTGATCGTCGCCCCCGTGCCCAGACCCGACACGACGTGGTTGTTGGTGACGATGTAGCCGGAGGCGTCGTAGACGATGCCGGACCCCTCGGCCGTGCCCGCCGAACCCTCGACGGTGACGGCCACGACGCTCGGCGCGACCGCGCTCACGACGGCCTGCCAGTTCACGGTCGTCTCGCTGACGCCCTGGATCTGGGCGGAGCTGGACGAGGAGCTGGACGCGCCCGACCCGGAGGCGGAGGTGTCCTGGCCGAAGGCGCCGACCGCGGCCGCGGTCAGCAGGCTCGCGGCGACGGCACCGGCCAGCGCGGCCCCGGCCACCCCGAACCAGCCCGGGGAACGACGCGGGCCGCGCCCGCCACCGCCCCCGCCCCGGCCGTGGTCGTCACCGCCGTTGCCGTTGGGCGGGGTCGGGCCGCCGGGGGTCGTCCACGGGTCGCGCTGCCCGTACTGGTGGCCGGACTGCTCACCCTGGGAGGGCTGGCCGTAGCCGGCCTGGTTCCAGTCCCACTGCTGGGGCTGGGTGGGGGAGTTCTCCCCCCAGCCGCGGTTCTCGTCGCTGCCGCGGGCCTGGGTGGTGACGACAGTGCCGGGGAAGGCTCCGCCGGTCGCCACGCCGGACGGGGCGTGACCGTTGCCGTCGGGGGTCTGGCGTTCGTCGGAGCCGTTCATCCTGATTCACCTCTGCGAGTCGGGCGTCTGCTGGTCGTTCCGGGCGCGGGGTCCGCGCTCGCACCTCTAGTAACGGACACCGGGCTGCAGGTGAACCCGGAGTCAGCTGGAACCTAGCTGTGAATGATCGGGGACGGAGGGTCGTCCTCGACCGGTTCCTCGGACGGGACGGTGCTGGTGGGGCGGTCGGCGCGGAACCGTACCCGGAAAGTCGCTCCACCACCCTCCGTGGGCGCGACGGCCACCGTCCCGCCGTGGACCTCCACGATCGTCGAGACGATCGCCAGGCCCAACCCGGACCCGCCACCCGTCCCGCGACGCCGCGAGGAGTCGACCCGGTAGAAGCGCTCGAAGACCCGGTCCGCCTGCTCCGGGGTCAGCCCCTGCCCGTGGTCGCGCACCTCCACCACCGACTCCGGACCCGACGGGCCCATCAGCCGGCCCACGGCGACCTCGACCGGCGTCCCGGCGGGGGTGTGGTGCAGGGCGTTACCCAGCAGGTTCGTCAGGACCTGGCGCATCCCGGACTCGTCGGCCAGCACGATCGCAGAGTTCGGGCCCACGCCGTCCTCGAGCCCCACCAGACGCACCGAACGGTCCGACGTCAGCCCCCGGGCGTCGTGCACGGCGTCGGAGGCGACCACTGCGAGGTCGACGGGTTCCCGGGTCGCGCTCCGGCGCCGCTGCGCCTCGTCGAGCCGGGCCAGGCGCAGCAGGTCCTCCACGAGGTGACCGAGTCGCGTCGACTCGCCCTCGATGCGTTCCATCACGTGGGCGACGTCGTCGGGTTCGCGCACCGCGCCCTGCCGGTACAGCTCGGCGAAACCACGGATGGCGGCCAGGGGCGTGCGGAGTTCGTGGCTGGCGTCGGCGACGAAGCGCCGCATCTGGTCCTCGGAGCGTTGCTGGGAGCGGAAGAGCGCCTCGATCTGGGTCAGCATGGTGTTCAAGGCCGTCGACAACCGGCCGATCTCGGTGCCGGGTGGAGCTTCCGGGACACGCTGCGACAGATCGCCGCCGGCGATGGCGGACGCCGTGCGCTCGATGTCGTCGAGGGGGCGGAAACTGCGCCGGATCGCCAGGGCGGCTGCGAAACCCCCGAGCACCAGGACTGCGACGCCAACGGCGAGGGCGGCGACGCGGAAGTCGGCCAGGGTGCGGTTGGCCCCGGACAACGGCAGCGCGACGGCGATGTTCACCCGGTCCCCCGAAGCCGAGGTCCCCGGGAAGAGCAGCACCCGCCACGGGTCACCGTCACCGTCGTCGGCGATGGTGAACGCTTTGCCGTCCATCGATCCCAGGTAGGCCGTGGTCAGGACCGGTAGGTCCGGTCGAGGGCAGTCCTGGTTCGGGGGACAGGTCTCGACCGGGTGGGAGCCGTCCGCCTCCGCCACCTGAACGTAGTAGTCGGAGAGCAGCAACTGCTGCGCGGCGGACTGGTTGAACACCGGGAACGCGCTCCTGATGGCCGCCACACCCTTGACGCGGAGTTGCTCGTCCACCTGGTTGCGCAGGTTGTTCTGCAGGAGCTGCAAGGACACCAGGCTCGTCACGGTCATCGCCATCAACAACAGCAGCACCACGATGACGAGCAGGCGCACCCGCAACGGCAGGTGCGCCTCGGCCGCCAGGACCCTGCCCCTCGCGGACCGCACCCGGTCCGCGGGCGACCTCATCCCACCGTCTGCGCGACGCGCAGGACGTACCCGACGCCCCGCTTGGTGTGGATCAGCGGTTCCAGACCCTCGGTGTCCAGCTTGCGGCGCAGGTAGGAGATGTAGCTCTCCACGATCCCCGCCTCGCCGTTGAAGTCGTAGTCCCACACGTGGTCGAGGATCTGCGCCTTGGAGAGCACCCGGTTCGGGTTGAGCATGAGGTAGCGCAGCAGCTTGAACTCGGTGGGGGAGAGCTCCACCTCGCGTCCGCCGCGACGGACCTCGTGGGAGTCCTCCTCGAGTTCCAGGTCGTGGAAGACCAGGCGCCCCGTGTCGGCGCCCTCGACCCCGCCGGTGCGGCGCAGCACGGCCCGGATCCGGGCCACGACCTCCTCCAGGCTGAAGGGCTTCGTCACGTAGTCGTCGCCGCCGACGGTGAGCCCCGCCACCTTGTCGGCGGTGTCGTCCCGGGCGGTGAGGAACAGCACCGGGACGAGGCGTCCCCGTTCGCGCAGCTTGCGCGTCACGGTGAAGCCGTCGACGTCGGGCAGCATGACGTCGAGCACGACGAGGTCCGGGCGGAAGTCCTCGGCCAGCTTCAGCGCCTCGGCACCGTCACCTGCCGAGGCGACCTCGAAGCCGGCGAAGCGGAGGCTGGTGGCCAGCAGCTCGCGGATGCTCGGCTCGTCGTCGACCACCAGCAGGCGGGCCTCCGGGGCGGAACTCGTAGATCTCACGGTCACGATTCTGCGCCCGAACCCTGGGAGGGACCTGGGGACTCGCCCGGAGCCTCGTGCGCGTCGGGGTGCGAAGATCTGTGGGTGCTGAGGAAGGTGACCGCGACGCGCTACGTCGCGCCGTTGCGGGAGGGCGGGAGCCTCCCCGGGCTCTGCGAGGCCGACGACCTGGGGACCTACGTCGTGAAGTTCCACGGCGCGGGGCAGGGCCGGCGGGTGCTGGTGGCGGAGGTCCTCGCCGCGCACCTCGCCGGTGCGCTCGGCCTGGCCGTCCCCGAACTCGTCGTCGCCGCCGTCGACCCGGTCATCGGGCGGGGTGAGCCCGACGAGGAGGTCCAGGACCTGCTGCTGCGTTCCCCGGGCGAGAACCTGGGGATGGACTTCCTGCCCGGTGCGCTCTCCTTCGACCCCGCGGTGGACCCCGTCGACCCCGGCTGGGCCGCGCGCGTCCTGTGGTTCGACGCCTTCGTCCTCAACGTGGACCGTTCCTGGCGCAACCCGAACTCGTTGTGGTGGGGGGCCAGGCCCTGGCTCATCGACCA
This region includes:
- a CDS encoding S1C family serine protease encodes the protein MNGSDERQTPDGNGHAPSGVATGGAFPGTVVTTQARGSDENRGWGENSPTQPQQWDWNQAGYGQPSQGEQSGHQYGQRDPWTTPGGPTPPNGNGGDDHGRGGGGGGRGPRRSPGWFGVAGAALAGAVAASLLTAAAVGAFGQDTSASGSGASSSSSSSAQIQGVSETTVNWQAVVSAVAPSVVAVTVEGSAGTAEGSGIVYDASGYIVTNNHVVSGLGTGATITVTLSDGREYKATIKGTDTATDLAVIQLSDPPSDLKAATFADSDDVVAGQAVMALGNPLGLSGSATTGIVSALDRPVLTQAEDESQSQNPFGQQQQQQTTGETAATNAIQTDAAINPGNSGGALLDSSGKVIGINSSIASLSSSSSATQSGSIGLGFAIPSNEVKMIADQLVKSGTAQHAWLGVSLSENPATVTVGDVTREGAEVADVTSGAPAASAGVQKGDVITAVDGQTVDGFESLTATIRGKAVGSSVELTVVRNGAEQKLTATLTARAEN
- a CDS encoding response regulator transcription factor, which produces MRSTSSAPEARLLVVDDEPSIRELLATSLRFAGFEVASAGDGAEALKLAEDFRPDLVVLDVMLPDVDGFTVTRKLRERGRLVPVLFLTARDDTADKVAGLTVGGDDYVTKPFSLEEVVARIRAVLRRTGGVEGADTGRLVFHDLELEEDSHEVRRGGREVELSPTEFKLLRYLMLNPNRVLSKAQILDHVWDYDFNGEAGIVESYISYLRRKLDTEGLEPLIHTKRGVGYVLRVAQTVG
- a CDS encoding sensor histidine kinase; its protein translation is MRSPADRVRSARGRVLAAEAHLPLRVRLLVIVVLLLLMAMTVTSLVSLQLLQNNLRNQVDEQLRVKGVAAIRSAFPVFNQSAAQQLLLSDYYVQVAEADGSHPVETCPPNQDCPRPDLPVLTTAYLGSMDGKAFTIADDGDGDPWRVLLFPGTSASGDRVNIAVALPLSGANRTLADFRVAALAVGVAVLVLGGFAAALAIRRSFRPLDDIERTASAIAGGDLSQRVPEAPPGTEIGRLSTALNTMLTQIEALFRSQQRSEDQMRRFVADASHELRTPLAAIRGFAELYRQGAVREPDDVAHVMERIEGESTRLGHLVEDLLRLARLDEAQRRRSATREPVDLAVVASDAVHDARGLTSDRSVRLVGLEDGVGPNSAIVLADESGMRQVLTNLLGNALHHTPAGTPVEVAVGRLMGPSGPESVVEVRDHGQGLTPEQADRVFERFYRVDSSRRRGTGGGSGLGLAIVSTIVEVHGGTVAVAPTEGGGATFRVRFRADRPTSTVPSEEPVEDDPPSPIIHS
- a CDS encoding HipA family kinase, encoding MLRKVTATRYVAPLREGGSLPGLCEADDLGTYVVKFHGAGQGRRVLVAEVLAAHLAGALGLAVPELVVAAVDPVIGRGEPDEEVQDLLLRSPGENLGMDFLPGALSFDPAVDPVDPGWAARVLWFDAFVLNVDRSWRNPNSLWWGARPWLIDHGASLYFHHDWPRAAASTDRPLRHAEDHLLLRAAAAVTDVAGRCAAALSPDVLRAAVDEVPDGWLEDEPGFDSVEDLRGAYLDWFTARLAGPTWVSELARVQAEVPRG